In Falco biarmicus isolate bFalBia1 chromosome 5, bFalBia1.pri, whole genome shotgun sequence, a single genomic region encodes these proteins:
- the LOC130150867 gene encoding P2Y purinoceptor 1-like → MERKSTDWHLDFCKIDNSNLSKTGMLHGKMMNGTCIILICNRNPKLEWYCYLLILLCLFTLLVGFLGNILALRHYVYCMKTWTTNTIFLFNLSLCDFTWTLMAPFSVYYSLQKLAAYSSQAFYQIIRLFFSINIYGSVYFLTLISFDRYVGAVHPITSLTWWDKGKAMFCTIGVWIFIVIASMPEIYYTVANGRQHDFIDSLDGTEGPLQFAVPFTLSKIVLRFLIPVTVIFTCYMLTLKALIQLSKRQQRRNRLVRPLLLISAAMIVFAVSFIPYHVMMMVILTYRINCQPPCGNISTLSAIYKVTEIICSINSCLDPIIFTVANKTFYQSIKSIKCHPKCQCCCCLTGRVRDSTLSPRTMT, encoded by the coding sequence gCATGCTCCATGGAAAGATGATGAATGGTACATGCATTATTCTCATTTGCAACAGAAATCCTAAGCTGGAGTGGTACTGTTATTTGCTGattctgctttgccttttcacTTTATTAGTAGGATTTCTAGGCAATATACTTGCACTACGACATTATGTGTACTGCATGAAGACATGGACTACCAATACcatatttctctttaatttgTCACTGTGTGACTTTACTTGGACTCTCATGGCACCTTTTTCAGTATATTACAGTCTCCAGAAGTTAGCTGCCTATTCCAGTCAAGCATTTTATCAGATCATAAGactatttttcagtattaataTCTATGGAAGTGTCTATTTCCTGACACTCATCAGTTTTGACAGATATGTAGGTGCTGTCCATCCTATCACTTCATTAACATGGTGGGATAAAGGAAAGGCCATGTTTTGTACCATTGGTGTATGGATCTTCATAGTGATTGCATCGATGCCGGAGATCTACTACACAGTGGCAAATGGAAGACAACATGACTTTATAGATTCCCTGGATGGCACTGAAGGACCTTTACAATTTGCAGTGCCATTCACACTCTCCAAGATAGTACTGAGATTCCTAATTCCAGTCACAGTCATCTTTACATGCTATATGTTGACTCTCAAAGCATTAATACAACTCAGTAAACGTCAACAAAGAAGGAACAGACTTGTTAGACCTCTGTTACTGATATCAGCTGCTATGATtgtgtttgctgtttctttcataCCTTATCATGTTATGATGATGGTGATACTGACTTACAGAATTAATTGTCAACCACCCTGTGGGAACATAAGCACATTAAGTGCCATTTATAAAGTTACAGAGATCATCTGCAGCATCAACAGTTGCCTTGATCCAATCATTTTTACAGTAGCAAATAAGACATTCTATCAAAGTATTAAAAGTATAAAATGTCACCCCAAatgccagtgctgctgttgtTTGACAGGAAGGGTAAGGGACAGTACTCTGTCCCCAAGAACAATGACTTGA